The nucleotide sequence CGCCATACATCCAGGCCACCCAGAGATTGGGCCAGGCTTCGGCTTCGTCGGGCAGGGTTTCGCCCATGTGAATGGGAAAGACGGGCGCGGGCGGCAGTTCCTGCACCACAGCCTGCGGCAGAGCGGGATCAATGCGGCGTTTGCGCGCGTCGGGCCTGTAGATTTCGCCCAGCAGCCCGAACTTGGGCGCGTCGTCGGCTTTGGCTTCGGCCGCGCCCAGTGCCGCGAGATAGCCGTAACGCCGGCTCAGGGTTTCGGCCAGGATCATCATATTGCCGTTGACGGCATTGACGAAGGTCTGGCTCAGATTGCCGCTCAGACAGAATGCCCCCACCAGGGCCAGGAGCGGCAGCCAGGGCGGCAGACGGCGGATCAGATGCGGCGCCGGGTTCGCCGTCCCGAGCAGGGCGTGGAGCGCGAAACCGAAGGCGCAGGCGGCATACAGGCTCAGACCCGCAGGAAGTTTGTCCGAGGAACTGATGGTCACGTCGCTGAGAGCGTGCAGTATGGTGAGGCCGCCGGAAAGCAGCAGATAGGTCACTATGGCCGTGCCGGCCAGCCACAGCGCCTTCTTGCGGCCGCGAGCGGTTTTTCCCCCCGCGTCCGCCGGGCGGGCAAGCCGCAGAAAAACCACGAGAGCCAGCACGGCCCACGGCCAGAGCCCGTCGAAAAACCAGAAGGCGCTGCGCAGCCATTCGTCCCAAGCCGCGCAAAGCTGCTGCCATTGCACGTCCGGGCTGATGTGGCGCACCGCTTTGCGGTAAAAATTGCCCGGAGCCAGAAAAGAAAAAAGCAGCGCGCCCAGACACCAGGCTCCCACCTGCAGGAAATCCCGCAGGCGTCGCCCTGTGCCGACGGCCTGACTGTTTCCGGCCTCGCGGTCAGCGCGCCAGGCCAGGACGCAGGCCGCGCCCGCGCAGAGAGCCACGGCTGCGGCGGAATGCTCGTACACGCCCACGGCCAGCACGCCGGTCGCAATGGCCGCGCGCCGCGCGCGTTTTGTTTTGACGGCGTCCGCGTCGGCCTGCACGCGCCAGAGACGGCAGAGCGCCCAGAGAAAACAGAGTGCCAGCGTCGGTTGCAGGCCCATGGTCAGGGCGTCGGTGAGCATATAGAATGTTTGCAGATTCTGATGGCAGCAGAACAGGGCCAGTACGGCGAAGCAGCCGCAGAAGGCGGCGTCGCGGCGGGATATGCGCTCGCCGCCTCCGGTCTCGCGGGCCAGTCCGTAGACGGCCAGGCCGTACAGGGCCGCCACCGCCGCGCAGACCAGACCGTATGCCGGACGCAGCTCACCGGCCTTGCCCAGAAACACGGCCAGAAAGTGATAGGTATAGCGGCCGCTCCAGATCAGCCATTCGCGGCCGATCTCGTACAGGCCGCCGGGCAGATCAAAGAGAAACATGGCCCGGGTGACTTCGTCGAAATCATCCCCACGCGGAAAGAGAAAGCCGAAGGCATAAACAAAGGGAAGCAGCGGCGCGAGCAGCAGGAGCCAGCAGAACGGGCCGAAGCGGCTTCCGGCTCCGGATGACTGCGGGATGGGCCGCCCCATCCCGGTTAGACCTCAATGATGCGGATCTCGCCGCGCGTTTCATTGGCCTTTTTGCGGAAACTCTGCCGCCGGTCCTCGCCGTCCAACAGACCGGCCAGCCATTCGGCCACATGCAGCACGGGCCGCTTGTCGTGCATCTTGATCAGACTGCGGGCGATGCCGATCTTGCAGGAGGGGCAACCCACCACCACCGGGCCGTCGTAGCCGTTGTCAAAGGCTTTGCCCAGGCGTTCCTGCTTGCGCGAGCGCAGCAGGTTGTAGATCTGCGGCGAGGTCATGGCCCCCATGCCCGATTCGCCGCAGCAGCCGGGATTGAGGCTGACCTTGAGGCCGCTGAAGTCGCCCAGGGCCTTGACCAGCTGTTTCTGGCCCTTGATTTTGTGCACGTCGGCCCATTCGCAGTGGCAGGCTCCGTGGTAGACCAGCTCCCGGCCCCGGCCTTCCCCGGGCAGGATGGCCGTCTTGTCCAGCAGGGGCAGCGCCAGCTGGCTCACATCCCGGCGCTGCAGGTCCGGGAACTGCTCTTCCAGCCGCAGGCGTTCCAGGCCGTCCCGGCAGGAGCCGCAGGCTGAAACCAGGTATTTGCAGTCAAAGCCCTGCTTGGCCAGATTACGCAGCATGGAGGCCAGATACTGGCGGTTCTGGGCCAGGTTGTCCTCAAAGGCCGTATCCATGCCCGCGGCCAGCAAGGGATAGCCGCAGCAAAGGTGCCGGGGCGGCACGGCCACGGCGAAACCGGCCTTGAGCAGCAGCATGATGGAGGAAATGCCGATGCGGTCGTAGAAGAGCGCGCCGCCGCAGCCCGGAAAGTACAGCACGCAGGGCATGCCCGGTGCGGGTTCGGCCGGGGCGAAAACCGAACCCCGGTGCAGCTTGAGGGCTTCGTACAGGTTGGTGTAGCCCATCTTGGGCCCGCGCCCGGAAAAGAGCGGGCTCTGCATGCGCCGTTTCCAGACTTCCGGCACAAAGCCCAGGAATTTGTTCTGCATTTTCTGGCCCAGGGAGGCCATCTTGGCCGCCTTGGGCGCGCGGTGGGGAATGTCGCGCGCCAGCCACTCCAGGGCGCGGCCCTTGATGGGATGCCCGCCCGCGCCCTCGTGCTCCAGCAGGGCGCGCAGGGTCAGCGCCACCTCGCCGGAGGGGATCTTCACCGGGCAGTTGGCCATGCAGCGGCCGCAGGCCGTGCAGTGTTCCACCAGATCGCGCAGCCATTTGAGCAGGCGCTCGTCGATGCGGCCCTTGTTGACCTGGGAATAATAGACCGCCTCCAGCAGCATGCCCAGCACCATGTTTTTATTGCGCGGGTGGTACTGCATGGAGCGCTCGGGATAGCACATGGAGCAGACCTGCTTGCACTTGCCGCAGCGGGTGCAGATCTGGATGGCCGTGAGCAGGCTGATCAGCTTTTCCTTGTCCGGCAGGCCGCTTTCGCGGATGTCGCCGATGAGCCGGTTGAAGGAAAAGGTGAAGGGCCGCACCGGCAGCTCGCGGTGCACCAGCTTGGCGGGATTCATGACGTCGCGGGGGTCCACGCGCTCCTTGAAGGCGCGCAGGGCGTCCATCTTGTCCTTGCCGAAAAAGGCGATCTTGGTGATGCCGATGCCGTGCTCGCCCGAGACTTCGCCGCCCATTTCCTGGCATTCGGCCATGACCCTGGCGGCGGTTTCCTCGGCCTCTTCCAGCATGTGGGCGTCGTTGGAGTTCACCGGGATGTTCACGTGGCAGTTGCCGTCGCCCGCGTGCATATGGCTGGCCACCACAATGCGGCCCGCCTCCATGTAGTCGCGGATTTTGCCGATCTTTTTGGCCAGATGGGGGTATTTTTCCGCCAGTTGCTTCAGGAATGCCTCGGCCCGCGCGCCCATTTCGCTGTCCGAGACGTCCGTGGCCGGCACGTCGCCGGACGCGGCCTTGGAGGCCTGGGAGAACTCGCGGTTGAAGTCCTTGTCCTCCATGGGAAAGCCGGGCAGGCGGCCCACTTCCTGCAGCGCGAAGCGGTAGGACGCCGCGGTGCACTCCAGATTGAGCTGCTCCAGAAAGAGCGCGAAATCCGGGATGCGCTCCATGGGAATGACCACGTCCTCGTTGAGCTTGAAACCCGAGGTGCGCTTGGCGATGGCCGAAAGGCGGTGGCGGTCCTCCCAGAAGCGTTCGGCCTCCTTGTCGTCCGCGGCAACGATGATGTCCACGTTGTCCTGCTGTTCCACCACGCTGACGATGTCGCCCACGCATTTGTCCAGCAGATAGGGATCGTCGCCGTCGGCCTGGAGGATGATCACGGAAATGGGCAGGCCCTCGTATTTTTCGGACTTGCGTTTGTATTCGATGGCCTGGACGTACTTGGCGTTAAATTCTTCCAGGGCCGAAAGGTGGGCATAGTCGCCCTCCTGGCGGATGCGGTTGCGCAGGGCCACCAGTTCGCGCACCACCACGGCCGCCGGGTGCATGGAGCGGCCGAAGAATTCCAGGACCATGACCCGCTTGTGCTGCGGCTTTTTGTGGATGATGAAGCAGGCCTCGGTGATGATGCCGTCCACGCCTTCCTTCTGCATGCCGGGCAGGCCGCCCAGGGCCTTGTTGGTCACGTCCTTGCCCAGGCCGGGCAGGCGGATCTCGTCGCCGCGCAGATGGACCACGTTGCGCACGCCGCCGCTGACGTCCTTGACCACAAAGACGGCGGTTTCGTCGGGCAGGATCTTGTGGCGGGGATGGTTTTCGCGCTCCACAGTAATGATCTCGCCCGTGGGCGTGACCATGCGCCACCAGAGCAGATTGTCCAGGGTGGTGCCGTACTCAAAGGCGCTGGGGCCGCCCGCGTTTTCCGAGACGTTGCCGCCGATGGACGAGGCCTGCTTGGAGGCCGGGTCCACGGTAAAGAGCGCGCCTGCCGCGTCCACCGCGTTGATCACTTCCTGGGTGATGGCCCCGGCCCGGCAGGTGACGGTCATCTCCTCCAGGTCAATGGGTCCGATGCGGGTCAGGCGGGTCAGGCTGACGATGAGGGTGCGCTTGCGCGCGGGCACGGCCCCGCCGGTCATGCCCGAACCGCCGCCGCGCGGGATCAGCGCGAATTTCATGTCATTGGCCAGCTTGACCAGTTCGGCCACCTGCTCGGTGGTATCCGGCTCCACCACCAGCAGGGGCAGCTCCATGCGCAGGTCCGTGGCGTCGGTGGCCGTCTCCACCAGGGCCGAGGGCTCGGTGAGAATACACTCCTCGGGCAGGACGCGGCGCAGGGCGTCGATGAGTCTGCCCCGGAATTCGGCCTCCGCCTCGTAGGCGGACCAGAACATGGTGATGCCCTCGCCGATGGCCGTGGCGTAATAGTGGGCCAGGGCCACGGACTCCCGCTCAAAGCTCTCGCGCACGCTGCCGCGCACGGTGTCGGCGTCGATAAAGGGATTGTAAGCCACCAGGAAGAGCTCCTCGGCGATGGCGATGGCCAGATTGCGCACGGATTCGGGCCATTCCGCGAAATCGTCGATATTGATCTTCAGGATGCGGTTCACCACATAGTCGGGTGAAATGGAAATATGCGGACCCTTATGGGGCATGATCATCTACCTCAATAGCTGTGAATGGCTGGCGCAAGGTACGCGGGCTCGTGGAGGAAGCTCTTTTTCTACGTTGTCCGGGCGCGGATGGCAAGCGCGGTGGAGAGACGGGCGGCGGGGGCTTTATCCCCGGCTGCGAGGCGCCTTGTCCGGCGGGTGCGGTGATTGACGCCGAAACGCCTCGTATCCGTCTTTGACATTTGCGGCCGTCCGGCTATCTTCGTGCCTGTCCGTAACCATGCCTGAATAGCGCCGCACGGCGCGCAATACAGAGGTTTTATGCTGATTCACAAACTCCAGCCGCTCACCGATGTGCTCGACTGGCTGCACCATTTCTGGGAACGTCCGTCCACGCAGCGGCGCATCGCCTTGTTTTTACTGTGGTTTTACCTGCTTGCCCTGACGGGCGTGGAACTGAAGCGCATGGGCCTGTATCCGCTCTGGCTGCCCCAGCCTCCGGACAGCCATTTTTACGCCATCCATATGGCCTTCACCCTGATCCTGGCCATGGAGGTGATGAGCCTGATTTTCGTGATCCCCTCGTCCCTGTCCCAATCCATGGGCAAGCAGTTCGAGATTCTCACCCTGATCCTGCTGCGCAACGCCTTCAAGGAGCTGGCCGCCCTGCCGGAGCCGGTGCACATCGGCTTCGACAATATTCAGGCTGTGGTGGAAATCGGCGTGTCCGGGGCCGGGGCATTGTGCGTCTTTCTCTGTCTGGGCCTGTACCGGCGCATCGCGCGGCGGCAGCGTTTCATTCAAAGCCCGGACATGCGTATGCGCTATGTTATGAGCAAAAAGCTGCTGGCCCTGAGTCTGTTCGTGATTTTTTTCAGCTTCGGCGTGTATGATCTGGTGATCCATCTGCAAACCGGCAAGGAACAGCACTTTTTTGAAACCATCTATACCGTGCTGATTTTCGCGGACATCGCCATGGTGCTCATCGCCCAGCGGTACATGCCCTGCTACCACGCGGTGTTCCGCAACTCCGGCTTTGTCATCGGCACCTTGCTCATGCGGCTTTCACTGTCGGCCCCGCCGCTCTGGAGTCCGGTCATCGGCCTGTTCGCCGCGCTCTTCGTCCTGGCGCTGACCTGGGGCACCAACCTTTTCAGTCCCCATCTGGAGCCGGAAGAAAAAGGCGGCGGAAACTGAACGTGAACACGCGCCCGCCGCGTTCCCCGCATCGCTGAACAGCGCGAAGCCCCTCCGCATTCCACTGGAGGGGCTTCGTTTTGCCAAAAAAACGCTCCCCGGCGGAAACGGCGGGGAGCGGCGAAAAATCGCGGGAAAGCGGCGGCGCTAGGCGTTGGCGGCCTTGAGCATTTCCTCCACCATGGACAGGGTGGGGGTGGCTCCGGCTTCTAGGCCGCAAAGGCCGCGCACGGCCAGCATGAGCATGTCGAACTGGAGGGCCATTTCGGTCACGCCGTTGTCAATGATGCAATTGTCGCCGCGCACCGACAGGCGGTAGGCGTGACGGCTGCGTTCCTGGCCGCTGGAACGCACGATGTAATACACCTGTTCGTTGTTGTCCGTCACATAGAGCTTCTGGCGGGTGAGCATGCCGTGCTCCTCGTCATACCAGGAGCACTCTGAAAAAAGGCGGCCGCGAAACTGAAAATCGCTGCCGTTGTCGTGTTTCAGACAGATTTCTTCCATATTCTTCTGCACGTTCACTCCTTCCTCCGCGTGCTCTTGCCGGACGGAGACCGGGACACTGGCGGGTGTTGCTGGAGGCAAGCTAGCATTGCAGGCAAAGCCTTGTCAATAATCGCAGCAACCAAACAGCAAAATCGCATGCGTTGGGCTGTTACATTTTTTCAATATATTGAAATAACATATAAAAATAGCGATCCATATCTAGAAATAGTCTTGCGGTTCATCTAAAAAACTCATGAATAAGCCTGGATTCAGCGCCATGGCCTCACGCTGCGCCGAAAGCAGCCGGCAGGGCCACGCCCGCGCCGCTGGCCCCATTGCGCCGAAAGCCGATTCCGGACCGCTGGGCGCGGCGCTGTTTTTCGCATTGCGGTTTTAAAGCATCACCTTTGAAGTCCTGCTTTAATTGTCTGAAAAGCAAGAGCTGGCGCGCTGTCTCAGCTTGTTGCGTTTTCTTGGGACGGGTTCTGAGGCGTGCCGTCGGCCTGTTTGCCGGCAAAACGCGCATAGCAGCGGGCCACGGGCGAGGCGGGATCCATGCCCGCCAGAAAGGAACCGCTGGGCCGGACAGGCCGGAGGGTCGGCTGGGCGTCGGACTGCTCTCCACGTGACGTTTCTTCCGTCGGGGAAGGAGGAGCGGCCGTGTTCAACACGTTTTTGCCCAGCACCAGCGTAACTTTCACGCTGGTGAAAAAGGGGTTTTCCATAAAGGCGTTAACCCGCTCCAGGATTTCACCGCTCATCAGGTGCAACTCCTGCATGAGCATGGCGTCTTCCGCGCCGATCAGCAGCATATCCTTATGATGCCCCAAGGGCAGAGCCAGGGGGGCCAGCTCCGGGCCCATGACCTGCTCCCAGTTTTGCCAGAGCAGGCTCAGGCGGGCGCGCTCCGCCCCGCCGCCCAGGGCGGCCAGCAGGGCGGCCAGCAGATCTCCGGCCAACGCGGGGCCGCCGCCTTTGCGCCGTGGACGCGGCCCGCGCCGCGTCAGGTTCCGCATGGGGCGTTGTGTCTGGGGCTGCTGTTTCATTCCGGCTCACCTGTCGCTGCCAAGACTTGCTTGACTATATCCGGATAGACGGATATTAGTATCAAATTAAGTTGATTTATCCGTAAAAAAAGGCGCTTCATGGCATTGCTGCATTTCAAGGCTCTTTCTGATGAGACCCGGCTGCGGCTTGTGCACATTTTGCTGCATTACGAGCTCTCGGTCAACGAACTGGTGCACATTCTGGGCATGGGGCAGTCGCGGGTTTCCCGGCATCTGAAAATTCTGACCGAAGCCGGGCTGCTGACCTCGCGCCGTGACGGTCTGTGGGTGTTTTACGCCGCGCCGCGCGCCGGTGAGGAGCGCGACTTTCTGCGCGCGGTCATGCCCTTTGTGCCCGCCGACGCGGTCATGCGCGCGGATCTGGGTATGGCGGCGCAGATTCTGGAAGAGCGCGCCCGCAAAACCCGCCAGTTTTTCAATGCCATCGCCGAGGATTGGGACGAACTCAACCGCGAGGTGCTCGGCGCGTTTGACCTGCCGGAGGCGGTCTGCGCCGCCGTGCCCGAGGGCTGCGGCACGGCTGTGGACCTGGGCTGCGGCACGGGTGCGGTGCTCGGCCGCCTGCTGCCCCTGGCGCGCGGGGTCATCGGTGTGGACGGCTCGGCCCGTATGCTGGAACTCTGCCGCCGCCGTTTCAGTCAGGAAGATCTGGCCGGTGGCCGGGTTTCCCTGCGCATCGGCGAGCTCAGTCATCTGCCCTTGCGCGATCATGAGGCGGACTTCGCCTGCATCAATCTCGTGCTGCACCATTTGTCCGCGCCGGAGGAAGGTCTGCGCGAGATCAGCCGGATCATGGCCCCCGGCGGGCGTTTGTTTGTGGCGGATTTCCTGCGCCACAACGACGAGACCATGCGCAGCCGCTATGGCGACCGCTGGCTGGGCTTTGAGGAAAACGAACTGGCGGCGGGCCTGGAGCAGGCCGGTTTCGCCATTCTGAACAGCGCGCGGCAACCCGTGGGCCGGGGGCTTGCGCTGCTGCTGATGGAGGCCGCGGCCCGGTAGGGCATTGCGTCGGCCATACGCCAAAAACTTCCAAGGAGAAGAGTTAAGATGACCAAAGCACTGGATTTGAGCCTGCCCCATAAAGTGGCGGACATGAGCCTGGCCGATTTCGGCAAAAAGGAAATGCAGCTTTCCGAGCGGGAAATGCCCGGCCTCATGGAATGCATCAGAAAATACGGCCCGCAGAAACCCCTCAAAGGCCTCAAAGTCATGGGCTCCCTGCACATGACCATCCAGACGGCCATGCTGATCAAAACCCTGCACGCCCTGGGCGCGGACATCCGCTGGGCCTCGTGCAACATCTTCTCCACCCAGGACCATGCGGCGGCGGCCATTGCCGAACTGGGGCTGGCCAAGGTCTTCGCCTGGAAGGGCGAAACCCTTGAAGACTACTGGTGGTGCACGGAAATGGCCCTGACCTGGCCCGACGGTTCCGGCCCGGATCTTATCGTGGACGACGGCGGCGACGCCACCCTGCTCATCCACAAGGGCGTGGAGGCCGAAAATGATCCCTCCATCCTGGCGCAGAAGACCGACAACAAGGAATTTCAGTGCGTGCTGGACCGCTTGGCCCTGCGCCTCAAGGAAGACCCGCAGCACTGGCACAAGGTGACGGCCGGCATGAAGGGCGTTTCCGAGGAAACCACCACCGGCGTGCACCGCCTCTATCAGCTGGAAAAGGAAGGCAAACTGCTCTTCCCGGCCATCAACGTCAACGACTCGGTGACCAAGTCCAAGTTCGACAATCTTTACGGCTGCCGCGAGTCCCTGGCCGACGGCATCAAGCGCGCCACGGACATCATGGTGGCGGGCAAGGTGGTGGTGATCTGCGGCTACGGCGACGTGGGCAAGGGCTGCGCCCAGTCCATGCGCGGCTTCGGAGCGCGCGTGCTGGTGACCGAGATCGACCCCATCTGTGCGCTTCAGGCCGCCATGGAAGGCTATGAGGTGACCACCGTGGAAGACGCCCTGCCCCTGGGCGACATCTACGTGACCTGCACCGGCAATTATCACGTGATTACCGGCGCGCACATGGAAGGCATGAAGGACGAGGCCATTGTCTGCAATATCGGCCACTTCGACAATGAAATCGATATGAACTACCTGGAGAACACGCCCGGCGTGAGCAAGCTGAACATCAAGCCCCAGGTGGACAAGTGGACCCTCAAGTCCGGCCGCAGCATTCTGATCCTGGCCGAAGGCCGCCTGGTCAACCTGGGCTGCGCCACGGGTCACGCCAGCTTTGTCATGTCCAACAGCTTCACCAACCAGACCCTGGCCCAGATCAAGCTGGCCGCCGAAAAGCTGGAAAACAGGGTCTATACCCTGCCCAAGGAACTGGACGAGGAAGTGGCCCGCCTGCATCTGGGCCGCCTGGGCGCCAAGCTGACCAAGCTCACCCCGGAACAGGCCGACTATATCGGCGTGAAGGTGGAAGGCCCGTACAAGGGCGAGATGTACAGGTATTGATTTTCGTCTGACGGCGGAAGGCATCAGGCCCGGCAGGCGTGCACTTCACGTTTGCCGGGCTGTTTTATCAAGGAGATCTGAAAATGTATTTTGAGGAAAAAGGCGCGGAAAATACCGGGCAGTGCGTGGATCTGGCCGTAAAGGCAGCGGTGGAAAGAAACATCCGGCATATCGTCGTGGCCAGCGGCAGCGGCGACACGGCAAAGCTTTTTGCGGGCGCCAGTACGGCGCAGGTGGTCTGCGTGACCAACGCCTACGGCTTCAAGGAGCCGGGCAAGACGAAAATGACGGACGCGGCCAGGGACGAGCTGGAGCGCGCGGGCATCCGGGTGCTGACCACCACCCACGTGCTCAGCGGCGCTGAGCGGGGCATCAGCAGAAAGCACGGCGGCATAAGCCCGGTGGAGCTTATGGCTGAAACCCTGCGCATGCTGGGTCAGGGCGTCAAAGTCTGTGTGGAGATCGCGGTCATGGCGCTGGATGCGGGCCTGATCCCCCACGGCGAGGAAATCATCGTGGTGGCGGGCAGCGGCAGAGGGGCGGACACCGCCGTCATCATGCATCCGGCGCACGCCAACAATATTCTGGAGACGAAGATCAACGAGATCCTCTGCAAGCCAAGGAATTTTTAGCAAATTCCGCACGTAAAGGGCTTGCGCACGGGGCGGTCGCGTCAGACCGGAAATATATCTGGCCTGGCGTGGCCGCTCGCGCATCTTACCATTTGTTGTCATGGATCCGGGCTGCCTCAAAGCGATCCTGGGGCGACGGGCTTTGGGCCGGATGGCCCAGGACCACCAAGGCGAAAGGCACGATGCCCTCGGGCGTGGCGCAGATTTCCGCCACCTTGCTGATGCGCTCCTCCTCCGGGTAGATGCCGGTCCAGACCGCGCCCAGGCCCAAAGCGTGCGCGGCCAGCAGGATGTTCATGGTGCAATTGCTCATATCCAGGGGCCAGTAGCCTTTGAGCCGGGCTTTGGACAAATCCGCGCAGACCACAATGCCCAACGGCGCTTTGGCAGCGAAATGCACATAGGCGTGCACCTGAGCCAGGCTGGCCAGCCTGGCCTTGTCCGTAACCACAACGAATTGCCAGGGGCGTTCGTTGCCAGCGCTGGGGGCCTGCATACCAGCGGCCAGCATCCGGCGCACCAGTTCCCCGGACACTGGCGCGTCCGTGAAGCTGCGCACGCTGCGCCTGGTCATCAGGCAGTTCAGGGCTGCGTTGCTGCCGGATTGCCCGGCCTCTGAAGCGGTTGGGGGGGCCGTGCCCGGCCCGGCGGCGCGGGCGGGTGCGTCCGTCAAGGCCAGTCCCACCGGAACAGCCAGCAGGCCGGCCAGAACAAGGCGGCGATTTTCCAAACTGTTTGCGGACATCTTGCTTCTCCTCGTCGGAAAGTCCTGCCGTCACAGGGACGGTTGAGACGTATGCCTTTCACGGAGGCCGGATCAAGTGTCCGGCCTATTCCCTCAGTCTTTTTTTCGCGGCAGTTCAATGCCGGGAAAGGTCTTGATCACCGCCGCGTCGGCTTCGCGGCCCAGACCGCGCGCCTGGGCGGCCACGAACTGCTGCAGCGCGGCGGCGGCCAGAGGCGCGGGCATGGCCTGCTCGCGCGTGGTCTCGCTGACGATGCCCAGATCCTTGACGAAGATATCCACGGCGCTCAGGGGCGTGTAGTCGCCGCTGACCACATGTTTCATGCGGGTTTCAAACATCCAGGAATTGGCCGCCGCGCTGGTGATGACCTTGTAGACATCCCCGGCGTCCAGGCCCATGCGCAGGCCCAGGGCCATGGCCTCGGCGGCCGCGGCGATATGCGTGCCCGCCAGGAGCTGGTTGACCACCTTCATGGCCGAACCCTTGCCCGCCTCGTCCCCCAGGCGGTGGACCACGGCCGCCACGGCCTTCAGGCCGGTTTCGGCCCTGGCGAAGGCCTCGGGCGAGCCGGAGGCCATGATGCTCAGCTTTCCGGCGGCGGACTGGGCCGGGCCGCCGGAAACCGGCGCGTCCAGATAAAGCAGGCCCAGTTCGGCCAGACGCCGCTCCATGTCCACGGCAAAGGCGGGCTTGACCGTGACGCAGTTGACCACCAGGTCTCCCGCCTGCATGGCCCTGGCCGCTCCGCCCTGGCCGAAGAGCACATCTTCCGCCTGGGCGGCGTTGACCACGGCCAGAAAGAGCACATCCGCGCGGGCGGCGGCTTCCGCCGGGTTGTGGGTGGTCT is from Desulfovibrio porci and encodes:
- a CDS encoding ArsR/SmtB family transcription factor; this encodes MALLHFKALSDETRLRLVHILLHYELSVNELVHILGMGQSRVSRHLKILTEAGLLTSRRDGLWVFYAAPRAGEERDFLRAVMPFVPADAVMRADLGMAAQILEERARKTRQFFNAIAEDWDELNREVLGAFDLPEAVCAAVPEGCGTAVDLGCGTGAVLGRLLPLARGVIGVDGSARMLELCRRRFSQEDLAGGRVSLRIGELSHLPLRDHEADFACINLVLHHLSAPEEGLREISRIMAPGGRLFVADFLRHNDETMRSRYGDRWLGFEENELAAGLEQAGFAILNSARQPVGRGLALLLMEAAAR
- a CDS encoding pyruvate kinase alpha/beta domain-containing protein, which produces MYFEEKGAENTGQCVDLAVKAAVERNIRHIVVASGSGDTAKLFAGASTAQVVCVTNAYGFKEPGKTKMTDAARDELERAGIRVLTTTHVLSGAERGISRKHGGISPVELMAETLRMLGQGVKVCVEIAVMALDAGLIPHGEEIIVVAGSGRGADTAVIMHPAHANNILETKINEILCKPRNF
- a CDS encoding FAD-binding and (Fe-S)-binding domain-containing protein; this encodes MPHKGPHISISPDYVVNRILKINIDDFAEWPESVRNLAIAIAEELFLVAYNPFIDADTVRGSVRESFERESVALAHYYATAIGEGITMFWSAYEAEAEFRGRLIDALRRVLPEECILTEPSALVETATDATDLRMELPLLVVEPDTTEQVAELVKLANDMKFALIPRGGGSGMTGGAVPARKRTLIVSLTRLTRIGPIDLEEMTVTCRAGAITQEVINAVDAAGALFTVDPASKQASSIGGNVSENAGGPSAFEYGTTLDNLLWWRMVTPTGEIITVERENHPRHKILPDETAVFVVKDVSGGVRNVVHLRGDEIRLPGLGKDVTNKALGGLPGMQKEGVDGIITEACFIIHKKPQHKRVMVLEFFGRSMHPAAVVVRELVALRNRIRQEGDYAHLSALEEFNAKYVQAIEYKRKSEKYEGLPISVIILQADGDDPYLLDKCVGDIVSVVEQQDNVDIIVAADDKEAERFWEDRHRLSAIAKRTSGFKLNEDVVIPMERIPDFALFLEQLNLECTAASYRFALQEVGRLPGFPMEDKDFNREFSQASKAASGDVPATDVSDSEMGARAEAFLKQLAEKYPHLAKKIGKIRDYMEAGRIVVASHMHAGDGNCHVNIPVNSNDAHMLEEAEETAARVMAECQEMGGEVSGEHGIGITKIAFFGKDKMDALRAFKERVDPRDVMNPAKLVHRELPVRPFTFSFNRLIGDIRESGLPDKEKLISLLTAIQICTRCGKCKQVCSMCYPERSMQYHPRNKNMVLGMLLEAVYYSQVNKGRIDERLLKWLRDLVEHCTACGRCMANCPVKIPSGEVALTLRALLEHEGAGGHPIKGRALEWLARDIPHRAPKAAKMASLGQKMQNKFLGFVPEVWKRRMQSPLFSGRGPKMGYTNLYEALKLHRGSVFAPAEPAPGMPCVLYFPGCGGALFYDRIGISSIMLLLKAGFAVAVPPRHLCCGYPLLAAGMDTAFEDNLAQNRQYLASMLRNLAKQGFDCKYLVSACGSCRDGLERLRLEEQFPDLQRRDVSQLALPLLDKTAILPGEGRGRELVYHGACHCEWADVHKIKGQKQLVKALGDFSGLKVSLNPGCCGESGMGAMTSPQIYNLLRSRKQERLGKAFDNGYDGPVVVGCPSCKIGIARSLIKMHDKRPVLHVAEWLAGLLDGEDRRQSFRKKANETRGEIRIIEV
- the ahcY gene encoding adenosylhomocysteinase; this translates as MTKALDLSLPHKVADMSLADFGKKEMQLSEREMPGLMECIRKYGPQKPLKGLKVMGSLHMTIQTAMLIKTLHALGADIRWASCNIFSTQDHAAAAIAELGLAKVFAWKGETLEDYWWCTEMALTWPDGSGPDLIVDDGGDATLLIHKGVEAENDPSILAQKTDNKEFQCVLDRLALRLKEDPQHWHKVTAGMKGVSEETTTGVHRLYQLEKEGKLLFPAINVNDSVTKSKFDNLYGCRESLADGIKRATDIMVAGKVVVICGYGDVGKGCAQSMRGFGARVLVTEIDPICALQAAMEGYEVTTVEDALPLGDIYVTCTGNYHVITGAHMEGMKDEAIVCNIGHFDNEIDMNYLENTPGVSKLNIKPQVDKWTLKSGRSILILAEGRLVNLGCATGHASFVMSNSFTNQTLAQIKLAAEKLENRVYTLPKELDEEVARLHLGRLGAKLTKLTPEQADYIGVKVEGPYKGEMYRY
- the ltnD gene encoding L-threonate dehydrogenase, whose product is MPQRTYAVIGLGAIGLGMAQSLLRAGLKTIGCNRGPRPLETFAANGGQTTHNPAEAAARADVLFLAVVNAAQAEDVLFGQGGAARAMQAGDLVVNCVTVKPAFAVDMERRLAELGLLYLDAPVSGGPAQSAAGKLSIMASGSPEAFARAETGLKAVAAVVHRLGDEAGKGSAMKVVNQLLAGTHIAAAAEAMALGLRMGLDAGDVYKVITSAAANSWMFETRMKHVVSGDYTPLSAVDIFVKDLGIVSETTREQAMPAPLAAAALQQFVAAQARGLGREADAAVIKTFPGIELPRKKD
- a CDS encoding nitroreductase family protein, translating into MSANSLENRRLVLAGLLAVPVGLALTDAPARAAGPGTAPPTASEAGQSGSNAALNCLMTRRSVRSFTDAPVSGELVRRMLAAGMQAPSAGNERPWQFVVVTDKARLASLAQVHAYVHFAAKAPLGIVVCADLSKARLKGYWPLDMSNCTMNILLAAHALGLGAVWTGIYPEEERISKVAEICATPEGIVPFALVVLGHPAQSPSPQDRFEAARIHDNKW
- a CDS encoding DUF721 domain-containing protein, with translation MKQQPQTQRPMRNLTRRGPRPRRKGGGPALAGDLLAALLAALGGGAERARLSLLWQNWEQVMGPELAPLALPLGHHKDMLLIGAEDAMLMQELHLMSGEILERVNAFMENPFFTSVKVTLVLGKNVLNTAAPPSPTEETSRGEQSDAQPTLRPVRPSGSFLAGMDPASPVARCYARFAGKQADGTPQNPSQENATS